The genomic interval AGAACAGAAATTATAACTAAATCACCAGTGAGCAAAATAAGTTTTGGAGGTAAACCAGACTCAGACTGGGGGATGAGCCTCTGTGAGGGGGGGATCCAATTACAACTTGTGAGGCTCTGATAGAAATAGTGACCTGCCCATCACTCTCTTTAAATGGACCCGTGCACTAATGCTATTAGTTATGTAACCCCTGGCACCAGTGTAGTTCTCACGTCTTTCATCCACTTGTATGAGTCCCTGTTATCCTTTCCTATAAAGACCTAATATCCTCTGACCTCTCACCTGTTACCGCCATGACCAATGCTTCTTCTACCCTTTTATCTGTTGCGGGATGATAAGCTCTACATATGTATGTGGCTCCATTATCTTCCATTACAGTTGGTGTAATCTTTAAGGCACTTTGGACACTGTAGGACTTGTCTTCGTGCTCGTTCTCAGTTACTTTGTGGATATTATTTCTTACATCAGTCCCAGCATTAGAATTCCAGGTTATGATTTCTGTCTCCTGGTCGTTCTTATCCTTCTTCAGCCAAGTTATTTGTAAAGGTTTGGGCTTAAATCCAGTAACCGGACATGTCAGTGTCATCGGCTCCCCGTGGGTCATGTACACTGGGCTGACAATCCTTAATAATGCTGGAGCAACTACAGGGAGACAAAAGTTTGGTGATGAAACTAAGACGCTGCATTTGTGAAATATCTTCTCATTGTTGGTGCGTGGACTGAGTCTTAGCCGCATTGTGTGTTTGAACCTCAGGTATTATAAGATCCACTTCCTGACTCAGGCTGCTGAACAATATCTCATCCATGTTTTATACTGCTGCTTTGCTCATTTAGACTGATTATTGTGTATGAACAGAAGCTCCGTAAGAAGCCACTACATGATGGGGTTACTACATTACAGCAAGAACATAAGATATTAATCTACAAATAACTAATCCACCATGAGAAAACTAAAATTATTAAAGTGTaactcacatttttttttttttgctattgtggcaGGGTGTGTTTGCTGACCATTTTAGTCATTTACTTTATTAACCTTCCTATCTTCCTTGTTAATCATAAAACAGGCTATAATATTCTCCCTAGCAACCCTCTTTCTGAGCAGTTACTAGGGAAGTCCATACACATCTGTATTGTGAATATGTAGAATATGGTCAGCTCAAATGGCtggatctctggttttatacctcCTAAAAGAACTGGAATCACAAAAAAAACTGAGCTGCCATGTGCTGCTAAGATTGCCGTACTCGCTACAACAGAACTAGTTAAAAACATTATCATGAATTTGATCTTAATATACAGCCGTTCATGCagcatataaaatcacattcccaattttgttttttaactgGTGATATGTCTAATTATTTTACAGCTAGCAGTCATAGTGAATGCTGGGCTATCTGTAGTGAGAGAGTActccacaacaataagggttgTATACCGCTAGTGCTGGGCTCACATACAGATCGGGTAGTCCTGCTGGCATCACTCCGTTGTGGCTGCTTCCGGTCACCAGAGACAGCCGactgctacacttggctgcagtggaatgCTGATGCAATGGCAAGGGCCTGGCAGTGACACGCCATTGACAGAAATGAGGCAAATCTGTATGTGAGAGCCCATCCACCATTGGCACTTGCAGAGTCTAATTGTTTTGGGGCAATCTAGTGAGTGGATtgtttttcatggaaaaaaattagacatcccctgaaaataaggcctAAGCCATTTTTGGAGcagaaaaataatataagaccctgtcttattttcggagaaacgtAGGAAGTTTTACCATATATTTGTATACTCAGGAGATTATATCATTCTGATTCTTTAGTTTTTTGCTGTTTTACCTTTTCTCTTCAATTTTCTTTTTCATCTATActgtactgaaaaaaaaatagtgttgtTGCTGACTTAAAACAGTCAACAACCAGGCTCACTACTGACTATGGAGCCAAAGCTAATTGCAGGAGATGGTTCAATTTAATGAACTAAATACTATATAATTTTGACAGGAGAATAGTCTTACCTCCGGAGACGTGCAATGTTCTCTTCTGATAGACCGATGCTGTCAGTGCCGGGTGTGAGACATGTATAGAGAATTCTGCTCCATTGTCTCCATAGAAGCTGGGACTGATGTGAACAGAACACTGACAGCTATAAGTAGAGAATCTGTGCCATGGAATACAGTGGAGAAGACGAGGTCTATCAGGTGTTATAACTGGAGGAGACATGTCCAGCTGTAGAGGCCTCTGTGTAGGACTGACATCTCCATTCATCAGACTCTGCCGTTCTACATCTATAGCCGCACTACTATCCCCACCATTGTCATCCATTATCAGTCGGGATGAGGATTCTGGGTCTCTGGGGGATCTCCAGGTGTGGATCGTCTTCACCTCTTTTCCAGCTCTCTTCAGACAGACAGAGATCTCCAGGGCCTTAGGCTTGAAGTTCATAATCTGACAAGTCAGAGTTGTCCTGGTCATGTCAGTCAGATGATCGCTCCCGACGATCTCAGAAAGGACGGGGGGATCTGTAAGAAGCAAAAAAACACAACCATGCAATAGACTGAGATACATCATAACCAATGAATACACTAACAGAGAAGGACAACTAAAATATCACATAGTTGCTCAGTGTTCACACAGCAGCAACAGACAAGCTGTCTTACTGATCACCCGGCTCCTTACACAGGTCTCACCTTTCTTGAACACTTGATAGTAAAGTAAAACAGCAAATAATAGGAATGTCACAGCGAAAAGCGTCAGAAGTACGGCAGTGACAACAGTCCCGGTGTTATCTTCTCGCTCTGTAATcacaagaaagaaagaaatatccAGACATGAGCCCAACATTGTACTGTGATACATAGTAATCATATCTGGAGAGGAGGTTAAGAGATCTGATATACAAGCAGtgcagtgtgggggaggggcccCTGGTTATATTACAGATGAGGGGCCACACTGACACTTGTATTTGTATCTAATGATCACATCAGGATATGAGGCCGATAAATCCAGAGCTATATATACACTGGAGGGAGAGGGTTAGCAGTCCTAGGGTTCCTGGATATATTACAGATGAGTGGGGTTAGTATTTGGTACTGTGCAGCTACAGAAATCTGATATGAAAACAAAGATAGATCTGACTGATGGTTGAATTGATGGTAGCCATTGTTATCTGGTCATAATAGTAACTACACCATTCATAGTCTGTGTTGGATGTTGGGGTATGTTGAAATTTACATTTAACATTGGTAACAGTAGCATTAACTTTTTGGACATCACCCTGAGAGGAGACAGTAATGCAGGTAAAGTCCTAAGTGAAAATTATAGAAAACCACAAGCCGGAAACACGTTATTGCATGCAAATAGCATGCATTCAAAACATACTAAAAAATCTTTGCCATTAGGTGAATATTTGAGAATAAAAAGGAATTGCACAGCTGAGAGGGCATACAAAAGAGAAGCGGCAGTGGTAACACAAAGGTTGAAACAACGGAATTACCCAAAGTGGACTATAGAAAGAGCAAAGAAAATAGCGGACAGTACCGATAGGGACAAACTACTCTATGAGGAGAGAAAGAATAAACGGGATGAGGATAAAGGAGTTTATTTTACCACCAGATACAGCTTGGAGTATGACAGGATTGTCAACATAATAAAAAACAACTTACCGATTTTGTATCAGGACCCCATATTGAAAAATGTAATTAAACAAGGATGCAATTTTGCTCCATCGTGGGGTGTAACCATAGGCAATCACATTTCACCCAGTTTGATTAGAAGAGACAACAAAACTGCAACTGTAACTTGGGGTCCTTTAGTGGGATTTCATAAATGTGGATCAAACAGATGTGGAGTTTGTAAATGGGCAAACAAGtctaaccattttttttaatatggagcAGACCCAAAGATTTAGCATTAAATCTTTCATTAACTGTATGAGTAGCCATATAGTTTACATGATTACTTGTGAACAATGTGGCCTATGTTACATAGGTAGTACTGTAAGGATGTTGAAAGTCCGTATTTCCGAACATATCCAGGACATCACGAGTGTGAGCAATTTCAGAAGTACAGGTGTCTCCCAGCATTTTAAAATCAAACATGCTGGGGACATCACAGGTTTCAACTTTAAAGGTATAGAAGAAGTTAAAAAACCTCTTAGAGGAGGGAATTGGGAACACCAATTAAGAATTAGAGAGGTGTACTGGATTTGGAAAGTGGGTACCCGATTCCCTAAAGGTCTCAATCAAAGAAACGATGTATCTTACATCTACCAACTATAGATATGTAATATGGGCTACATTCATGTTTATTGGTGAAAGATTAGCTCTTTTGATGGTTCTGGGTAATAATTGTACTGTTTACATCTATAAAAATCGCACAGCCCATTTGTAAACAAATTACATCTGGTTCTCCATGTATAGATTGGTGTCAGTATTCCATGTTTTGGGTAACTTAACAGTATAAGTGTAGCTTGCACATTATTGACcaatataaaaagttatgatgGGGTTTTTTTCAACATATATTATGGCATTTTTTACGGCAATAAAGAGTCAATTAAAAGCATATGTACTTACTTAGAATATGCATAATTGTTAAATTACATGTGCAGTCAACACTTATATACATGAAGGGTCTGACATAGGTTACGATCTCTCAATGACTGAGTGTAGTTTGTGTTGGTATATTTAAAACTTTCAATACATATATCTGCATACTTAACATTGATTCCAGTATGTTTTACTTACCTTTTAGTGCTACAACGGCATACATGCTCCGGGCTAATGATTCGTTAACTTGTGAAGGCTTTTGGAGTATGCGCAGTAATGTTAAGAACCGACGGAGCCCCATATTTGTTAGGGGCAGGAAGTTGAATCCCTTGAGAATTAAGAGCATGCGCAATTGGACACATGATGACTGGGGTTCCATCTTTGTTGAGGGCAATAACCCATACAGTGAATCAAGAAACAGCGAAGAATGGATATATGTGATTCTGTTCAATAAGATATgtgtttttattataaaaacttGGCTATGTGTTCATAAAAGCATAGGGGATATTCTCTTCTTCTTTTTATGTCCGTTGCTTGGAATGTCTTTTGGTTAATAACAAGTGAGACAGGATATTTATGTGGCAAGATCTAATTAGGTATTGCACATTTCTTTATACCAAAATCCATTAATTCCATAGGGGTGTATATTATTATATGCTTCTAGGGACTTTAGGTAATTATTTGAAGCTTGTAAATGGTTATCTTGCTCAGTAGATAAAAAATCTTTTTGGATCGTTTTTGTATGTCTTTAATCTAAATATATTTGAAGTATGAATACTTATACGTATAGATAGATGAATCTCAAATTAATTAGTATGTGTATTTTTAATATTGATGTAGTAAAagtttttatattgttttgtCTAGTATGTATTTGTGCACTCTTTGTATTTATGTGTGTTTTTATCGGTATTGCCGCACCATTTGTGGTTTGCACACAAGCAAGCTTCATCAATTTAGATCAACATCAGGTGAAGGGCTGACTTGAGCAACTACAAATGGAGGTTTGTGTCTCAGTAATgatcagactttgagaaaggatagacatatccgaaacgcgtcagtctgacgcaagctttctattccttgtagactgcatgttttattttttgatatattttctacgaacatgaaataaagaaaggaattgatttcatatcctggtttcgttgctggatgattccTCCATACATACCTACACCATTCATAGTCTGTGTTGGATGTTGGGGTATGTTGATATCTGGAGCACTAGGGAACAATATTGCAGTATTATATAATAATCAGATTCCAGGGGGCTATGACTAGTTTGGTCTCTATATACATCTGGATTTCAGGTCATTTTGCAGCTCCTGCTGGATACAAAATAGTGACGACCAACAGACCAGAGAGTGAAATATCCATTGGCTGTGGCTATAGCTCACATGTTATTCTATATAATATTTTCATCTATGGGCTTCTGACATTTTGGGAAGAATAAAGTAAACCACCTGTTACTGTCAGGGTGAAGTTCATCATCAGGTCCTGGCGCAGAGATCGGTGCTTCACCACACATGAGTACTTATAGCCATCATCATCCTGTGTAGGATATAAGGTCAGCTGACTGGTAGTATTGAACGTCCCATCTATATTGGTAATGGCCTCCCCCGTGCAGGTTCCTCGCTCCAGGACTACACATTTAGGAGAATCTTTCTCGTGTCGCACCCAGCGGATGTTTAGGGTATCTTTAGGGTAGTAGTTGCTAACCTCACATGACACTGATCTCTCGCTCCCCAGCTCCACAGTGACGGCATCTCCAGGTATCAGGGCAGCGGAGGGCAAAGCTATACAAGAAATAATAACAATCATCAGCACAATCCTGCATGTCTGTAAATAACGTATAAAAAGGGTTTTCTAGGACTTATATAGTGTTAATCTGTCCTTAGGTAGGTTATCAATATGTCATCCAACAcccaagacccccacagatcaactggTTGAATATTTTGCAGCATGCACTTGGTAGTGTgatctcttcactgaataccaagcacagcactgtacatatcatagtggctgtgcttgatgTAGCCCCATTCACTAAAGTGATCCAACAAAAAGGAGGAAGAAAAGTACTGTCTAACATCCCTAGAGATGACTTACAGTGAAGCCATGATAAATGTGGCGTAATTTGTGTCCAAACAACTTGTAACTTgtgtcacatgaccgctgaggccaatcagtggcttcagtgggACTTCGGAAGAGGCCCAGGAGAAGCCACTAGAGCAGATGAACTAGGATGCATAGGAAGACACCGCAGCACTGGGGAAAAGTACGCATTTTTTTCCCATGCCCCCAGTtggtttaaaagttaaaagggttgtccatttttgcctggacaaaccctttaaggatagGTGCTAAGTATCTGTGCCAAAGAAGGATCAGGCTGCCAACAAGTCTTAACTGGCATGGCTGCAGGATAGATGGGTAGACGAGGGCCTCAGACCATATCTAAAGTGACACCACAATTGAGCATGTAAAAGGAAATGAAGACTGCCTTCCCACTGCTGCTGTAAGGCTACAAGAAAGCTGAGGTCCAGGAGTAAAAGGGAGATGTAGTCACATCAGGGTTAATGCCACCAAGTTATATGGGAGAGTACAGTCCAGCCTATGTGTCAGTCCCTATATACCTGTACTGGGGAATGATAGAATGTCTCAGGTAAGGATCCCAAGCTGCAGAATATCCCAGCCAGCCACTGTCATTCCTGCATCCTGTCCTTGGGACTCCGACCTATGGACTGTGTACTTTTATGGGGAAAAACAGAGACACTCCTGTGGCCTGTCGTCAGTTATGTAAGTGATGGCCTCTCATGAAGTGTAACCTGTGTCATATATAGAAGTGTTGTGTGCTGCAGTCTTAGAGGGAGCGTTCATCTGCCATCAATAACATATACATCTGGATGACTTGAAAATATTTACTAAAGAACAAGGCAAGCAAGCAAAAATAACACCAGATCTTTTCCACAAGTCCCAAAAACAGGATAATTTTTGAACAGCTTATAAATGGCATTACTTAAAAACACAGGaggtatctcccccccccccccccccccgaaacggGATAATTTTTACAATGTCTGTATTCACTGCCTACCCTCAATTTTCCCATAGACATGCAtgttaggggtcattcacacggactTAACACGcgcacattttagcataatacatgtttatagaatacaagtgtataaataacactcccatagacctcaatgaaaatttttacacgtgtaaaaacacgTCAATTGAAACTTTTTTTAacacgtttttttacacgtgtaaaaattttcattgaagtctatgggagtgttatttttacacgtgtattctaaaaacgtgtattatgctaaaatgcctcaattaactccgtgtgcacgggaaTTTGTCAGGGCAATATGGGACACTGAAcctcccacaggtccttatggactggagATTTTGTGTATCACATGTCCCTGTTATAAAGCCATCAGTGCTGGCATTAAAAATAAAGATGATGAAataaaaaggagaagaaaaatttCATCAGCCCTAGTGTGGGGAGGGTGACCAGTGGGCCCCCTGGCTTATCAGACTGGTTGCAGTTATGCCAGTGGTTaaaggccccctaaggctcctggcccCAGGTACAACTACatcttctgcaccccctcaagttacatcccTGCAGAGTAATACTGTGTTTGCTTACTGTTTTCATTCTTTTCTCAGTGAAGGCGAGAGGTTGTATATTTGTCATATGTAGATTGTGCTGGAGTGTGAGATTTAAGGGGCTGCTGACCCTTGTGTGTCAAACCTGGTATCTGATAATTGTAGTCTGTCTGGATTGTAGCTTGTGCCAATGATGTACATGTCCATAGAAGTTAATACAGAGCAAAGGATGTGGTGGAGAGAGACTCCATTGTTATTTTATTTCTTATCTATAATGTATGGGGGAGAGATATGTTCTCCTCTGGAACAGTAATTctgatgagtattatcagggtcAGGACGTACTTTATATTTGAAATATTAGCGCATACACTCACCTAACGCCTGCAGACTGCTCCTCCCTTCTGCACCCTCCGGGGTCACTATAACACTGCAGGTGTACTCTCCTTCATCACTGAACTGCACCTGCGGGATGTGAAGTGCAGCATTTCCTTTCTGTATTTCACTCTCCTCCTCCATGTAAGATCCTGGTCTGGAGGCAGTCCGTTGTCTAGTTATATAATTGAACACTTCAATGTTTTGTCCATTCTGTGATTTAGTCCAACGCACATTAATAGTTTTCCCAGGAGTAAAGGCTGAAAATTCACAGGGGACTGTCACATTCACTCCTCTCAGTACTGAGATAAGCGGCTCCTTCATAGTGACTGTCAGACCATCTACAGAAATAAAGTATAATATTGTCAGTGTCCATGAAAAGAGAGAATTCAATATGAGCAGATGACAATACATAAACAGGGTCTCAAACCTGAAGATGAGATGCCTCAGGAGGAGACCATGCGTATTATGGGGGACATTGTCTAGAATACAGGATTATTTATTAGTGCCAAGAATAGACTGGGTGAGATTACAAGTGTGGACATTAGTATCAGCGACAGACACTGCTCACACTACCATAAGGTCTGAACAAGTCATAGAATTAGGATGGTAGAAAACAACCAAGAATTTCTACCAGTCTGTCCTATATGGATTTAATGTTTATAGCAGAGGTAAGACATCTGTAAGGAGGAGACCCCCAGGACCAGGAGGGCTTGTGCTGATGCTGTCATTTTGGCCCATGCCATATTCCATGATAGAAGGCCCCTGTGCAGAATTGTATGTGGGCCCTTGATCTCCAGCAGCAAACTGGTAAAACGTAATACTTCTTGTCAATCATCAATATGATGCCTTTCTTGCACTGACTTGGGCACAAAGGTGCacggcttgttatagtcacagcacagtaatcagacctcTGCCTGGTAACGAACCATACACCTgtgcgtccatcacatgaccatggactgtacatcacatgaccaaggactgatttttatccactgggagtaagcagaatgaatgacagcaagcagagatcaagaaaaccaaaaataagtgatacagaaagtatatcagaaaattctacaacttttcattatacaaaagtGAAACTGTACAAGTTCATTAAAATCCCAACATCTAGTGTCACTGCTGAGTGATGAGGAACAACCCCTGATAAtagtcttccatagccttgtattgtTAGGGCCccctgcccagcgatgacactgagatgTAAGGACggtgacagtgcagggatatctgTGCCAAAACTAACTGATATCTCAGGAACCTGTGCAGATAcaggcaaagctgacagtgctctgatttcagtggtatataacacttcCAATATCAGAGGACACGAAAAATCCTCCTTAGGAAGGGGTTCACGCATTTCAGCTATGAATTTAAAAACTGCTGTATTTTgacttttggtaaaaattattttgtgccccaagaaaaatgtttttgttttgcagggtACCCAGCTCTGAAAAGGATCTGCTATAAGTCAATGGcttactctttaaccccttaacaaccaaCACCAAGTAATTTGTTCACACTATGGCAATCCATGAgccataaatattttattttttgttgactTATGTATTTGACacttgtttttttgttgaattagttgTTTTTTCTGTACCAATTTGAGAACATATAATTTAAtatttagcttttatttatttgggggggggggatataggccggggccccacaggccagaaacgccacaattttccCGCAGCGcaaatgccgcaggaaaaatcacggcgttatacagtacaaagtggatggaaaaatcgcagtatgtcaattatatctacagaaacgccggtggctttcccgtaaatataatggtaagagaaagtccgtggaggaaaactccatgaactttctctttAAAGTGTCCTGCGGAAAGTACCGCAATGTGTTCaaacagccttaaagggagtctatctttttgaaaatacatttttaactaatggcatattggtatagcctttaaaaaggctattctacaccgacctttctttctttctcccagCTATTTCTtcaaaatttgttttttttttggtatgcagtgcatcggcatcctgtctaggcccggatgaatgggcttaAGCAGGAGGGTCTCGAGCCATGGAATCCGCGTGAATATAGGGCATGCTGCTTTGTttccccgctagctgaaaaaaattgctatcaGGAAAGAAAAGCTAGTGACTCCCCCTCAAAGACTGCTCAAGAAGAgcatactgtaaggattggagtcaggggcaggcagtgcaaagtgacacagctgggaaagcaacactgtgcaactaatgacaaaaggggtcgtaggccctgcagctataactatgctgtaatatctgagatgaggcagaccatgcacttcctaattgaagtgcgcctaccaaggctcctgacacttctatccggcggctaggataaggggagaggaggccctgaaagtcctagggactggagtcatgggggtcacacctaaacagaaagcacagtgtaactgcaatgcaaaacaaaagactaaaatagcatggaaccagggaggaccacaagtcccagcaagacacagaagagaaggcgaggtcagacgagcaagaggtcgagccaggagatataataaaggtaccaaatcaaaagacaagggatagtaaaaaatacaagccgggcagattaaccaagagaacagaccgaatattaacagacagggaatcagactgagcagagggaccaggaaccacaaagtgaatggctggcaaggatccatgcctgggtggagtttaaatagcagcagagaacacacctgatggctaatgacatggagactgaaggtaaggaaaagattaacccttaatgacctaagcacacccaatagaactcctaacacgtctcccagggagacgccgcgcagcaaggagaccgcggcgactccgtatcctgacacataCATGGCGCTTGATGCACACTGACTTGTACTGCTAAGAATGGAACAAATTTTGACTATTGGAGATTATTacacaaaaacaaaaatccaAGTCAAAACCACTGCAGCTGTGCACTCAGAGTTCTCTGATCGTGGGCGTTagtgccgggtctctgctgtacaatgcagcagagacccggttgctatgacggccgccatctttaaagacctggcatccatatactattatggtggatgctgGGAAAGGGTTAGAAGGtagcaaaacattacaaatactatatacatttggtattgccatcatcgtactgacccacagaatacaggtcacatgtcatttttaccacatagtgaactCTAtacaaattaaacccataagaaattggccCAAATACGTTTTTCTTCCAATTCcacctccattctgaattttttccagcttcccagtacattgtacaggatactgaatggcgccattacaaagtacaatttgtctcacaaacaataagccatcatgtgactctatgaactgaaaaatgaaaaaaaaaaaaaaagatggctcttggaatggggaGGGGGAACAAcaggaatgcaaaaaaaaaaaaattgtctgtggcatgaaggggttaatgttggtctaaaactagacaacccctttaagcatcatgGGGGCCGATCAGATTAGCCTGACAGGACCAGTTCTTATAATCACAAGCTCTTGCTATGTTATAAGGTTATTGTCACTGAGATTCTCTAGAATAGAAACTCTTCGATATCCTTCAGCATTTGTTCGAACCAGTTGGCACCCCACAAGTTGGCACCCCACATTGATGGACGTGCTCTGACTCACAACAATCTAAGAAAATTGAGTGTCATTTCTTTTTATCTGTTAGCAAACCTTTAGGCTgagatttgctgtgttttttttttgtttgttttttttttcttaatccaaagccaggagtgtattgagcagaagggagaagtagaaaaACTTCCCAGAGATTTCCAaatcctattgtagccattcttggctttggattcaaaaatcgcaacaaaatctgcaacagaaaaggctGCAATTCCAcaacctggggcctcagccttaaagggatttatcaggaaaaaatatattatttttttttttaaaaaaaggtttgttagtgctattaatgggttaataagtgaacccaaatacctttagcagtgttttgagtgatttctgggtttccctgggagctcctggcagcttctgcatttgtttatatgttGTAGCTTTCCGCTGTCTTAgctaatgcaatg from Leptodactylus fuscus isolate aLepFus1 chromosome 7, aLepFus1.hap2, whole genome shotgun sequence carries:
- the LOC142212857 gene encoding uncharacterized protein LOC142212857 isoform X1, which encodes MKEPTHPLYLLLMLLVTADGLTVTMKEPLISVLRGVNVTVPCEFSAFTPGKTINVRWTKSQNGQNIEVFNYITRQRTASRPGSYMEEESEIQKGNAALHIPQVQFSDEGEYTCSVIVTPEGAEGRSSLQALALPSAALIPGDAVTVELGSERSVSCEVSNYYPKDTLNIRWVRHEKDSPKCVVLERGTCTGEAITNIDGTFNTTSQLTLYPTQDDDGYKYSCVVKHRSLRQDLMMNFTLTVTEREDNTGTVVTAVLLTLFAVTFLLFAVLLYYQVFKKDPPVLSEIVGSDHLTDMTRTTLTCQIMNFKPKALEISVCLKRAGKEVKTIHTWRSPRDPESSSRLIMDDNGGDSSAAIDVERQSLMNGDVSPTQRPLQLDMSPPVITPDRPRLLHCIPWHRFSTYSCQCSVHISPSFYGDNGAEFSIHVSHPALTASVYQKRTLHVSGVAPALLRIVSPVYMTHGEPMTLTCPVTGFKPKPLQITWLKKDKNDQETEIITWNSNAGTDVRNNIHKVTENEHEDKSYSVQSALKITPTVMEDNGATYICRAYHPATDKRVEEALVMAVTAFPVLDPIRLVEDKVHVGDKMNLSCKIHSFYPKPIEAKWYTEDGQSLPSDTTDVLCDPSGLYHVTSSMTYSPTLKDLGKTITCEVRHESTGALRKTTWKLEGLVSAPSVSEISCSPSTPNPGDMVTLSCDVSDLYPPEFNVQWHKGRDKISQDNYKQTESKPYQGPIEVKFPADPGCHEQDFRMELNHQGKTIERKYRLILGGHSSLPVLGDITSDPSNPSYGQSVTLGCKVTNCNPQDTEVKWLKGEKPLKKGQGVEKRIPEKDGSVSCSLQITATALDYGRPYTCCVIHKGRIVRKNIYLTLPDKPPVFSAISVRPERPVAGKEAEFTVTISGFTPEIKVKWYKDFSTFSSDFITTSDLQIGRDSLCTCSSTLRFTPQPNDHKAFIRCEATHSVTKKVHEQTYTLNLAGRTSDEAGKHSTPTKPDLGPLKLRLRTKGIQCLTESPRVGDKVTLTCYVNGCDTDYSEFAWRRGMYPIDGDIKNENLEDGSGSFSTVTFTAQETDRDCRITCEVNYNYETLEEHFTLKLL